The genomic window GAGATAATCGCGCTCCGCGGGGCGTTTCAGGACATCACCGAGCGCAAGGAGCGCGAACGCGAACTCGAGCGCGCCGAGACGATCATTCAGGCGCTCGACGAACTGGTGTACACGCTCGACGCGGACGGGCAGTTTCGCTTCCTGAACGATGCCACGGCCTCGGTCGCCGGCTACGACCCCGAGGAACTGCTCGGCGAACACGTCTCGACGGTGATGGCCGAGGGCGACCTCGAGATCGCACGAGAGCGCGTCCGCGAGTTACTCCACGCCGACGAACCGTCCCGGACGTTCGAGATGGCCCTCGAGACCGCCGACGGCGACGTGATCGACGCGGAGAACCACATGGCGCTGTTGCCGACGGTCGACGGCGAGTTCAGCGGGACGGCGGGGGTCCTCCGCGATATCACCGAGCGCAAGGAGCGCGAGCGCGACCTCGAGCGAACGACGGAACTGCTCGAGCAGGCCGAGCGGCTCGCGGGGATGGGCGGCTGGGAACTCGATGTCCGCGACGACTCACAGGAGGTGACGCTTACCGGCGGACTGCGTCGGCTGTACGAACTCCCGCCGGGCGCGGCGATCGACGCCGAACGGGCGGCCTCGTTCCTGCACCCGGACGACCGGGCGGCCGTTCTCGACACCGTCGACGCGGCGCTCGAGAACGGCGAGAGTTACGAGATCGAACACCGCATGCTGACGGCCGACGGGAACGAACGGTGGATCCGATCGGTCGGCGAACCCGTCCGAGAGGACCGGGAGGGACGCCGCCCTGCCGACGCCCGATCGGCGGCCGACGGCGACGAGATCGTCGGCGTCCGCGGGACGATCCAGGACATCACCGACCACAAGGAACGCGAACTGGCGCTCGAGTCGCTCCACGGCGCCGCCCGCGACCTCCTCGGGACCGAGACCGACCGGGAGGTCGCGGAGCTGGTCGTCGAGACGGCCGCGGAGATCCTCGAGCCCTCGAGCGTGGCCGTCTACGGCCTCGACTCAGACGTGAATCGACTCGAGCCGATCGCCGTCACCGACGGGTTCGAACGGCTCTGTGACGGCGCGTCGTCGGTCGCCGTCGGCGACGGCGACTCCGTCCTCTGGAACGCCTACGTGACGGGGACGGGGACGGTCGTCGACGATCCGGCCTCGTTCGATCGGTCGCCGGTCTTCGGCCCGGACGTCGAGAGCGGAATCGTCGTGCCGATCGGCGACCACGGCGTCTTCGCGGTCGCGTCGGGCGGCGACCCGATCGACGCCGCGGCCCGGCAGTTGATCGAGACGCTCGTGGCCACGACCGAGGCCGCGTTCGACCGCCTCGAGAGCGAGACCAGCCTCCGCGAGCGGGAAACCGAACTCGAGGAACGGAACCGGCGGCTCAACCGCCAGATCGAGATCACGGAACTCATCAGACGGATCGATCAGGTGCTCATCGGCGCGGACGGCCGCGAGGAGATCGAACGGACCGTCCCCGAACGGCTGCTCGAGGCCGACGCCGTCTCCTTTGCGTGGATCGGGGCCCTCGACGCCAGCGGCACCCGCCTCGAGCCCCGCGCGTGGGCCGGCTCCGGGCAGGCGTACTTAGACGACGTGCCCCTCGAGTACGACGCGTCGGCCGAGCCGTCGGTTCGGACCGCCCGAAGCGAAACGCCGACGGTCGTCTCGAACACCGTCGACGGACTGCAGGGCGAGGGCTGGCGGCGACGGGCGCTGGATCGCGGATTCCAGTCGGTTATCAGCGTCCCGCTCACCTACGCGGAGTACACCTACGGCGTCCTCACGGTCTACGCCGACGAGCCGGACGCGTTCGGCGACCTCGAGCGGACGGTCGTGACGGAGCTCGGAGAGGGGATCGCGAACGCGATCACCGCCGTCAAAACGCGGGAGGCACTGCACGCCGAGACGCTGCTCGAACTCACGCTCCGGATCGAGGGCTCGGACGACATCCTCTCGCGGCTCGCGACGGCGACGGGGGCCCGCGTCGAGTACGAGGGCCTCGGTGCCCACTCGTCCGACGAGACGCTCCTGTTCTTCGAGACCGGCGGCGTCCCGGCCGACGACGTGCGGGCGGCCCTCGACGACCTCGTCTCGGTCACGTCGTATCGACTGATCAGCGATGCGGACGGCGGCTGTCGCTTCGAGGCGACCGTCGCGAGCGATGTCCTCGCCGCGCGGCTGGTCCGCCGCGGCGGCAGCCCGCGCTCGATGCACGCCGACGGCGACCAATTGGAGCTCACTGTCGACGTGCCGACGGGCACCGACGTTCGCGAGTTCGTCGACGTGCTCCGAGAACAGTACGCGACCGTTGAACTGCAGGCTCGCCGCCACGTCGAGCGCTCCATGGGCACGCGGAGCGAACTCGTCACCTCCCTGTTCGACGTGCTGACCGACCGGCAACTCGAGGTGCTGCGGACGGCCTACTTCGCCGGCTTCTTCGACTGGCCCCGCGAGAGCACCGGCGAGGAGATCGCCGAGATGCTCGGCGTGACCCAGCCGACGGTCAACCGACACCTGCGGATCGGCCAGCGGCGGCTGTTAGCGCAGTTGTTCGAGGACGAGTCCGCCGTCCCGGCGGAGTGAGCGGCTGGGTCGCGCGGCCACGTCGGCTCGAGTCCCGGGAGAGGAACGCCCAAGGGGCCGGTGACCGTACCACGGCGCATGGCAACACCGTCCCGCCGTCGGACCGACGGGCCGCTCCGTTCGATACTCGTCGCCGCCGGGCTCGCGATCGTCGGACTCGGGTCCCAACAGGTGACGACGATCCCCGCGTTCCTGTTGGATTCGCAGTTGATCTACGCGCCGGCGCAGGCGTCGATCGGCAGCCGCGCGCTGGTGTTGATCCTCGGGTTCGTCGGGTTCGTCCTCGTCGGCGGCCTCTATCTCGCCGTCACCGACCGCGGCTGGTCGTACGTCGACCTCCGAACGCCGACGCGCCGGGACTGGGGCTACGTCCTCGCCGGCATCGTCGGCAGCCTCGCCTTTTACGTCCTCATCAGCGTACTCGTGCAGTTTCTCTCGCTGCCGACCGCGGACAACTCGGTCACGACCTATATCGGCGACGACCAGACGATGGTGCTGGTCATGATCGTCATCGTCTTCGTCTTCAACGCGCCGACCGAGGAGTTCCTCTACCGGAACATCGTCCAGAAGCGCCTCTACGACGCCTTCTCGCGCCCGCAGGCGGTCGTCATCGCCAGCGCCATCTTCGGGCTGATTCACTTCCCGGTGTACGCCGTCCTCTCCGAGTCGCTGCTCGCGACCGCCGTTCCGGTCGCGGTCGTCTTCGGCGGCGCGATGATCTTCGGATACCTCTACGCGAAAACGGACAACCTCTTCGTTCCGATCGCCGCCCACGCCGCCTTCAACGCCGTCCAGTTCGGACTGCTCTACATCGCGATGGAGTACGACCTCGAGACCGCCGACCCGTCGACGTCGATGCTGGTCGAACTCGCGTCGGCCGCGCCGCTGTAGACCGCGATCGCTCACGACCGCCGCGCCGTCCGGTCCTTTATTACCGACCGGCGGTGAGGGAGTGGTATGTCTCAGGCGAAGGGCGACCGCCGCGAGCGGGAACTCGTCAACGAACTCGACGAGGCCGGCTTCGCGGTGATGCGTGCGCCCGCCAGCGGCTCCGCGACCGAGCGCGAACTCCCCGACGTGCTCGCCGGTGACGGCGAGCAGTTCTACGCGATCGAAGCGAAGTCGAGTTCCGGCGATCCGATCTACCTCACCGGCGAAGAAGTCGAGGCGCTGACCTTCTTCGCCCAGAATTTCGGCGCGAAACCCCGCATCGGCGTCCGCTTCGACCGTGAGGACTGGTACTTCTTCCACCCCGGCGACCTCCACGTCACCGACGGCGGGAACTACCGCGTCAAGAAGGAGACGGCCCTCGCCGACGGCACCGACTTCCCCGAGTTCACCGGCGAGTCCGAGAAGGTCACGCTCGAGGAAGTCGCCGACGGCGGCGACGACGGACCGGACGAGGACACCCTGCGCGTGCTCAACGCCGTCCAGCAGGGCGTCATGGACGTCGACGAGGCCGCGGACCTGCTCGAGTGAGCGGTCCTCGGAGCCCACGAGTCGGCCGTCGTTCTCGGCGCGTAACCGGGTAATTTATCCGGGATAGTTAGAATTCCTACGTATGTCGACGGGCTCCGGATGGGGGTCCCCGGTCGCCACCGGCGTTTCCGTCGTAGCGTTCGCGTTCGCGACGATCGGGGTGGCCGCGATCGGCTGGATAACGAGTCTGCTCCTGTGGACGGTCGCGATCGGTCCCGGTTCAGCGCTGACTGCGGCGACCGTCTTCGCGGCCGTTCCGCTGCTCGTCCTCGGGTACGTCGCCGTCTCCGCGGAGGGCTACCCCACGCTTTCGATGGCCGCCTACGTGGTCTGTCTCGCGGGTGCGACGGTCGCCTTCCTCGCCGCCGTCTGGACGACGGTGTTCCTGTTCGTCGTGATCCCGCTCGGAATCGACGGTGCGGCGACCGCGGCGGGGATCGTTACGCTCGCGCTCGCCGTCGCCATCGCGGCGGTCTCGGTGGCGGCCGTCACCGCGGTCGGGGAGTCGACGGACTGGACGCTCGTGTTTCGAATGGCCGTCGCGGTTCTCCTGCTCGTGCTCGTCACCGTCGGCTTTCTCGCGACGCTCTGGCTCCTCGCGTTCGCCCTCTCGGCGCTGGTCGTCGGGCCGATCCTCGGGGTGTATACGGCCGGCGGGATCACGCTCCTCGTGCTAATCGCGCTCGGTTACCGCGAGTACACGCAGGTCGCGTCCATCGAACAACGGGCGGACGCGACGCCGACGACCGCCGACGACCTGCCCGGCATCCACGCGACGACGACGGCGGTCGCATCCCAGCTCGGCGTGCCGCTGCCGACGATTTCCATCTCCGAAACCCACGCTCCGGAAGCGATGGTCGTCGGCTTCCGGCCGAGCGAGACCCACCTCATCCTCTCCTACGGTGCCGTCACCGCCCTCTCGGACGACGAACTCGAGGCGGTCATCGCCCACGAACTCGCCCACGTGGCGAACAGGGACGCGATGGTGATGACGGCCGTCTCGACGCCGGTCGTCCTCGCCGACGGCCTGCGGGCGCGGGTCCGCGACGATCTGCCGTTCCGCGGCGGTCGACGGCGAGTCGAGGAAGAGGAGTGGGAACCGCCCGCGGCGGAACCCGACCCCGAAACGGAGTGGGGCGACGAGGAGATTTTCGGGCCGAACGACGAGTGGCGAGCGGCGACGCATTCGCCCGATCCGGACGACGACGAGGACGACGAGAGCGACGGTTGGCTCCTCAGTCTGGTGTTGTTCGTCGCCGCGACCGCCGCGTGGCTCGGAAGCCGCGCGATCACCGCCGTCCTCTCGCGGGCGAGGGAGACGGCCGCGGATCGCACCGCCGTCGAGGTGACCGGGTCGCCGGCCGCCCTCGCCGGCGCGCTGCGGGCGCTTGACGACCGCATCGCGGCGACGCCGAACCGAGACCTGCGCGAGGTTGCGAGCGTCTCGTCGCTGTCGATCCTGCCGCTCGAGCCGATGACGACCGACCCGGAGACTCCCGATTCTGTCCTCGGCGGGCTCCGACACCGGCTCTCCCGACTCCGGGTCCGGCTGTTCCGGACCCATCCGCCGACCGAACAGCGCCTCGCCGAACTCGAGGCACTCGAGCGGGAGCGCCGCTGATCGATCGGCGTCGAACTCGGAAAATCGGAACCCGGGAACCGGTCTACGCCGCCGTCTCGAGGCGGGTCCGCGGGAAGACGTAGACCTTCAGCGACGATGGGACGACGCCGTTTCGGGCGACGGTGGCGTGGGGGTAGACCGCGCCGACGACGGGCACGTCGGGGTCGTAGCCCTCGTTCGTCCCGTACTCGGCGACGGTGCAGTCGGCCGAGCCGATTTCGACGGCGTCGGCCCGTAGGTCAGAGACGTCGACGACGGTGAGGCGGTCGCCCGTCTCGCGGTCGATAACGGTGTCGCCGGGGCCGATCGCGTGCTCGTCGCAGTAGAACGGCGCGGTCGCGTCCTCCGCGACGAACATCGTCTCGTCGCAGTCGTGGCAGGTGACCGAGACCTCGCCCGGTGGCGGGGTGCGCCCCTCCGTGATCTCGATCGCGACCCGGCGGATGTGCTTGCAGCGGGCCTCGCGGAAGACGTGATCCGGACAGGTACACCTGCCCGCCTCGAGATCGACGAGGTAGGTGTGGTCGCTCGCGGACTCGACCTCGTAGAGGCCGTCGCCGAGGGGCAACACCGACATCGGTTCGGTGCGCGCCCGGCGCGAGCGCTCCGTGAGATGGTCGGCAGACGGTACGTGAAGCGGCGCTTTCGGTGACGCTATTGTTTTCATGGGTGCGTCGGGATGGGGTTCGCTGGTCGGCTGGCTATTCGACGCAGATAGGGCCTCGAGGGCAATAACGGCCGCGCCTGCATGCTCAAGTGCGACCTTTATGCCGGGTGCACCCGCCGCGATCAGCCTCCAGCTAACGCCGCTTGCCCCCCTTCGAAGCGCTTTTCACCGGGCCGACGAAAGCGATTAGTCAATGGTCGAACGCGAACAGCTCATCGAAATCGCCGTGTCCGTGGGTTCGGTCGTCCTGATGATCGCGGCCATGGTCTACGTCGGCTCCGCCTACGGAACCGAAAACAGTACGCTCTCGCCGGAGGGCGGTCAGATGCTCGTCGGGGTTATCATCGGGTTTATCCTCCTGATGACCGCGGTCGGCATCGCGCTGGCCTACCTGCTGAACGATCCCGAGGACGGCCTCGAGACGAACGACGATGACGATGTCGACGCACAGGGCACGTTCTGAACCCGTCGGTACGTTTTTCTCCTTGGGCAGTTGACATTCGGTATGGTGCGTTCCGACGACACGCCGACCCGACGCTATCGCTCCCGACTCGGCCGAGTCGCCGCCGTCGTCACGGTCGCGTTGCTCGGTTCGTCGCTGCTCGTGCGGTCGACAGCGATCGTCGACCCCGTCACCGCCATCGGCGGGTTGATCGTCTTCTCGGCGCTTGCAATCGGCCTCGAGTGGCGACGATCCGCGACGGACGATCCGTCGTCCGCTGACGAGTCCGAGGACGAGGATCGCTCGAACGTCTGGGACGCGATTCCGTCGTGGCAGTACGGGGGCCGTCACGTCGAGTCCGGCGGTATCACCCGCGGCGAACAGGAACGGGCGCTGCAGGACATTCAACGGCAGGCCGAGGAACTGTCGGACGAACCGCCGGAAAACTAATCGGTCGATGGTTTCGATCGAGCGCGGACCGACCGCGGAGTCAGTCGCCGCTCGCTGACTGGCCGTCGTCCTCCGCTTCTCGCCAGTCCTCGAGTTCCTCGTCGTCGGCGTCGTCGATCCGCTGCTCGTAGTAGGCCATCGGGTGCGGAATCCGCTCGCAGAGGTCGTCTTTGTTCACGCAGTCGCCGTAGGACTGCATGGTCGCACACGAGGGGGCCGAGTACTCCGTCGGCGAGCTATCACCGCGGATGTGGTCGGTCTGGTAGCGGGTCATCTCCTCGCCGAACGACGAGTTGACGCGATAGAGGTCGACGACCTGGTCGGTGGTCATCCCGATGCTCGTCAGGAAGGCGGTGATCGCGAACCGGGAGTGGTGGGGCAGGTGCTCGCCCTTCTGGATCTGGTCGAGCAGGGCCTTCATACACGGCGGGAACAGGTCCGGCACGACGGTATCGATGTCCTGTGTCAACTCGAGGTCGGCCAGTACCTCTCGGATCTCGGCGGTCTCGTCCTCGAGTGCGGACCCGATCGCCTCGGGCACCTCGAAGGGAAGCCCGTCCTCGATGCGACCCCGGATCGCCTCCCGGAGAAGCGTGAGCAGTTCCTCCTCGTCGACGGGGACTTCGCCGGCTTCTAACGGCTGGTTGACGAGTCGCCACTCGTCGTCCCAGAGGTCTTCGGCCAGCGGCAGGTAGGTGCCGACATCGATTCGGTACGCGTCGCCGCTCGTCTCGCGGACCGCATCCCGGAGGTCGAACTCCGCGAGCAGTTCGTCGAGTTCCAGCCCCGTCGACTCGACGCTTTTCAGTTCGGTGGTATCGGCCATGTCGGCGGTGAACCGCTCGTAGGCCGTCGCGGCCTCGGCCCGGGCGTACTTGCGGACGAGCACGCGTTCGTCGACCATCGATACGAGGACCCGGGCGACGGGGTAGGAAAGCAGTTCGATGCGGGCGTCGCGGTGTGGCTCCCCGGTCTCACCCGACTCGAGCGCGGTAATAACGCGTTGGCGCGCGCGATCGACGACCGCCCGATCCTGTTCGACGACGGTCGCCAGATCGACCGCCTCCGTCGCGACGGACTCGCGGGCCGCCTCGAGAAACGGGTATCGGGCGTGAAGTCGCTGCATCGGTAAAACGATATTACTCCGATGGGATAAACGCGCTGATTAGCATAATCATCTCTTATTACGACCGTCGTTCCGGCGGACGTATCTCGCCGCCCGTTGCCCGGGAATAGTCGGCGACGCCGCAGGTAATAAAGTCGGCACCGGCAGTCGACGGCGGCACGCGAGATCGCCCGACGTCGTTTGGCTCCCGTTTCGATGATCGATTTCAAGGGAGTCCGACACGTCGTCTCGAGTATGCCACAGGCGACGAGAGACGGCGTGTCGATCTACTACGAGTACGACCGGAGCGACGGCGAGCGGCGAGCGCCGGTCGTGTTCGTGCAGGGACTCGGATTCGGCCGGTGGATGTGGCGCTGGCAGCGCGAGGCCGTCGCCAGCGAGTACGACGTGGTGGCCCCCGATAACCGGGGGACCGGCCGGTCGGATACCGGCCTCCCGCCGCTGGTTCCGCGGCTCCCGGCCAAACTCCGCGCCCCGGTCCTCCGCAAACTGGCCGGCTACTCGATCGGCGGACTGGCCGCCGATTTGGAGGCCGTCCTCGACGATGCGGGGATCTACGACGCCCACATCGTCGGCGCGAGCATGGGCGGGATGATCGCCCAACGCTACGCGATCGAGTACTCCCGAGCGAAGTCGCTGACGCTCTGTTGTACGTCCCACGGCGGCCCCGACGCGGCCCCGGTGCCCGACGAGACCCAAGCCCACATGTTCGACACGCCCGACGGCGCGAGCGAGCGGGAGACGCTCCGCCACCGGATGCGGCCCGCGTTCAACGAGCGGTTCACCAACCGGAACCCACATCTCATCGACCGGATTCTCGAGTGGCGACTGGAGCAGGACGCCGACGACCCCGCTCGCGAGGCCCAAGCCGCCGCCGTCCTGAACTTTGACGTCAGCGATCGCCTCGACGGACTTCGAATCCCGACGCTCATCCTCCACGGGACGGACGACCGGGTCGTCCCCGTCGAGAACGCGCGGCTGCTCGAGGAGAAGATCTCAGACAGCCGTCTCGAACTCGTCGAGGGCGGCTCGCACCTCTTCTTCATCGAGAACGCCGACGACGTGAACGAGCAGTTGCTCGCGTTTCTGGACGAACAGGAGTAACGAGAGTCGCGCCGGCGGCGGGGACTCGAGTGAGGGTGCGGTCGAGAGAACTCGTCCTCAACTGGCCGTCGCGGTGGCGTCTCGAATCCGTATCTCGCCGTCGGTTCGGACGCCGATATCGAACGCGTCGTAGGTGAACCACACCTCGTGGGTCCCCGCGTCGCCGACGCGTTGGCCGTGCTCGACGAGGGAGTCGAGCGCGTCGGGATCGACGGCCTCGTACAGCGGCGGGAGGTCGGCCGGCTCCGCCTCTCGGAGCGCGGCGACCGCGGTGACGACGGCCTCGCTCGGCCGCTCGCTGGCGGGATCGAACGTTGCGACGCAACTCGTGTCGCGTGGCTCCGACTCGTCCGTGGAATCGTTCGCGGAGGGCATATGTCATCCGAGAACGAGTGTCCCGGTAGCCGCTCTCCTTTCCATATCGAATTTTTAAGTAGTCCGACGGACGGAACGGCATCGAGTCGCTCCCTCACACCGATGGAGTCGGCGGCGGGAGCCGATACCGAGAAACTGCGAAAACGGCAGTGCGTTACTCGCTCTGGATGCGCGGCGCGAGCATGTAGGTGACCTGTCCCTGCCCCTCCGCGAAGCCGAAGTAGATCTTGACGGGGAACTCCTCGCCGAGGTCGAGCGTGACCTCGGTGTCTTTCGGGATCGCCTTGTTCATGTCTTTGAGATAGTCGAGCGAGAACAGCGAGTGAGCGGGGCCGACCTGCAGGTCGATCAGATCGTCTCGAGTAAGCTCGAGGTGGACGTCGTCGGTGTCGCCCGCCGCGTCGACGTAGAAGTACTCTTCAGTCTCGTCGACGCCGAGCGCGATGTGGTCGGAGACCATATCCGCGGCGGTCACCGAGCGGTTGACGTCTTTGCCCTCGAGGACGACCTCTCCGGGGAGATCGAGGTCCGGAATGTCCGGTTCCTGTCGGATCGAATCGGGGTCGATGAGCGCGAGCGTGTACTCGAGGCCGTCGATCTGGATCTGGAGTTTGCGGGTCTCCTCGTCGAGTTCGAGTTGGATGAGTTGGCCGGATTCGGCCATGCCAGCGATGTCTTCGAGCCGCGAGAGGTCGACACCGATCAGCCCGCCGTCGGCTTCGTACGATTCGAACGCAGCCGCATCGAGCGAGAGGTCGACCATCCCGACGTTCGCGGGGTCGACGGCCCGGATTTCCAGACCGTCCTCCTCGAGGTGGATCTTGCACTCGTCGACCAGCACGCTGATCGAATCCAGCGCGCTGGTGAGCGTTTCGGCGCTCACGATGGCCTTGAACATATAGGTCGGGGTACGGACGGTCGACATAAAAAGCCACCCTTTACGCGCGGACGGAACCGCGGTCGGCGGCGCGGAGGGTGGTTCGGACGGTCGCTCGACGGACGGGGAATTCGCATGCTCACTCGAGAGGATATCGCGAAGACGAGACGCGAGACTTCCCGATCCGGTTCCGCCCGCGATCGCGTCTCGTATCGCCCCACTCGCCTCAGTATTCGCCGCGCAACCGGATCTCTTCGTCGGTGATCTCGCCGATCGCGTCGTTTCGGAGGGGATACCGGCTCCCGGTGTCCGGGCCCCAGCCGAGTCTGGTCTTGAGTTCGCCGCCGATCTCGTCGTTCGGGTCGACGTAGGCCGTTCCGTCCTCAACGTCGAGGACGACCCCGATTTCGGTGCCGTTGCTGTCGATGACGCGCTTTCCGCCGTCCTCGGTCGTGATCTCGTCGCCCATGGTCGCCGGTCCACGCTTCGGCGGGATAACTGCTGGCCCGGCGTTCGAAACCCGCCGGACCGGTCGGAGCCGACTGCAGAACGGATCGCCGAAACGAAAGGGTTGATAGTTCGGTAGCGGAGATTCCCGGCTAGCGAATGCCTATCGATCAGTTGGTGGCGCTCCTCGAGAACGAGTCGGTCCGAGAGGCCCTTGTGATCGTCTACGAACGATCGGACGGTGGCACGGAGGAACTCGAGTGGAGCGACGTCAGGGACTCCCTGTCGAGCGATCAGTGGGGAACACTCATCGAACGAGAGGTGCTCGTCAGCGCCGGGACCGGATTCGCGATCGCGGAGCCCGACCAGGTCGAGCGCCTTCTCGCGGGAGACGATTCGTCCGAGCGCACAGGGACGGGAGACGAGCCCTCCGAGCACACGGGGCTGGACGATATCGAGTCACCGTCCTGGACCTCCGCAGACAAGGCCGCGGGCGTGTTCGCACTCTTTCTGTTCGCCGGCTACTGGAACGCCCAGATCCGGAACATCGTCGCGTCGGTCGAGAGCGTCGTACTCGGCCCCGTCGCCGAATTCGTGCCGTTTCACCTCATCATCGTCTTCCTCGCGGTCGTCACCGGGCTCTATTCGACCATCTTACAGTCCCGCCTGATGGACCGCGAGAAACTCGAGGAGTACAAACAGCGGATGGAGGACCTCCGAGAGCGAAAGGAGGCGGCGACAGAGCGCGGCGACGACGCGGCCCTCGAGCGGATTCAGGAGGAGCAGATCGCGGCCGCCGGCGACCAGTTCGGCATGTTCAAGCTACAGTTTCGGCCGATGGTCTGGATCATGCTGTTGACGATTCCGGTCTTTCTCTGGCTCCGTTGGAAAGTCCGCGGTGGCCATCTCGGTGCCGGGGAAACGGGGCTGGTCGTCCCGCTCGCGGGCTCGGTCACGTGGCAGCAATCCCTCGTCGGCCCGATGCAGACGTGGATCGTCTGGTATTTCGTCTGCTCGATGGCGGCCCGACAGCTCATTCAGAAGACGCTCGATCTCCGGACCGGGTCGTCCTCGTAGCCCTCCGACTGCGGATTCGGCCGTCGAAACGACGAGTCGCGACACCTATCCGTCTCGACCGGCTAGTCGCGATAACTGAGTGACACGCTGATGGCAGGCAAAGACCACTACTACAACAAAGCGAAACAGGAGGGGTATCGCTCGCGAGCGGCCTACAAGCTCAAACAACTCGACGAACTCGAGAACGTCATCGACCGCGGCGACACGGTCGTCGACCTCGGTGCGGCACCGGGCGGCTGGCTCGAGGTCGCGGCTGAGGAAGTCGGTCCGGAGGGGAACGTCATCGGCGTCGACTTCCAGCGGATCAAGGAATTCGACGATCACGACAACGTCGAGACGCTCCGCGGGGACATGACCGAGGACAAGACCCGGGACCGGGTCATCGACGCCGCCGGCGGTCCGGTCGATGCCGTGATTTCGGACATGGCCCCCAACATGTCCGGCGAGTACTCGCTCGATCAGGCCCGCTCGCTGCACCTCGCGCGACAGGCCTTCGAGACCGCGCTCGAACTCCTCGACAACGGCGGGGACTTCGTCGTGAAGGTCTTCGAGGGCCCGGACGTCGACGACTTCCGGGCGGACGTCGAGGAGGAGTTCCAGTACGTCCGCGCGACCTCGCCGAAGGCCAGCCGCGACGAGTCCTCCGAGGTCTACTTCATCGCCAAGGGTCGGCTCACCGCCTCGGTGCGGCCGGGCGACGAACTCGAGGTCGAGATCGAGGCCGTCGGCGGCGAAGGCGACGGGATGGCGAGCGTCGACGGCTACCGGCTGTTCGTCCCGAACACCGAGGAAGGAGAGACGGTCTCCGTCCGCGTCGAGGACGTCAAGCCGAACTTCGGGTTCGCACAGCGGATCGACCGGGACTGACCGATTGAGCGGGCCGACCGCTGCTATTCCTGGTCCTCGAGGCGGTCGTGGCGTTTGTCGATCTCGTCTAAGATATCCAGGTTCTTGCGGATCGAGGAACGGATCGCGTCGCTGCGGTTGACGAACTTGCCGTCGTCGCCGACGTGGTCGTCTAAGTCGTTGAGGAGTTCCTGCGGGATTTCGACGCTGATCTTGGGCATCAGTCTGGGTAGTCGTTCGCACGTCGCCGACTTAAGCCGTCGGCTCGCGGCACCGCGTTACTCGACGACGGTCGCACCGGCGTCGCCGTCCGGGTCCGCGTCGGCCGCCGAGCCGCCGCCACCGCCGCCGAACAACCGGCCGCCACCGGTCAGGACGTAGAGGACGGCGAGGCCGATCAGGTACGTGAGCGCGATCGGGATGGAAAACAGCAACATCATCAGCACGCCCTTCGGGCTGAAGAAGGCCGCGATGACGAAGATTCCGACCACGACCGGCCGCCACCGCTCGAGCATCGAGCGGTAGCTGACGATTCCGCCGGCGTGGAACAGCGCCATCGTGACGATGATGTTCAGCAGGAAGCCGATGCCGACAGTGGTGAAGATCACGAGCCAGAAGAAGCTCTTGATCCGGTAGGAGATGACCATCCCGTTACTGAGCGCGTCCGAGACCAGATACGAGATGATCGTCGGCGCGACGTAGAAGAAGCCGAGGTAGGTCCCGACCGCGAAGCCGGCCAGAAGGCCGCCGCCCCAGACGACGAACGTGCGACGGTCGCCGTAGACCAACCCGCGCTCTTTGGCGGCCGGCCAGGCGT from Natrinema versiforme includes these protein-coding regions:
- a CDS encoding PRC-barrel domain containing protein: MGDEITTEDGGKRVIDSNGTEIGVVLDVEDGTAYVDPNDEIGGELKTRLGWGPDTGSRYPLRNDAIGEITDEEIRLRGEY
- a CDS encoding 23S rRNA (uridine(2552)-2'-O)-methyltransferase; this translates as MAGKDHYYNKAKQEGYRSRAAYKLKQLDELENVIDRGDTVVDLGAAPGGWLEVAAEEVGPEGNVIGVDFQRIKEFDDHDNVETLRGDMTEDKTRDRVIDAAGGPVDAVISDMAPNMSGEYSLDQARSLHLARQAFETALELLDNGGDFVVKVFEGPDVDDFRADVEEEFQYVRATSPKASRDESSEVYFIAKGRLTASVRPGDELEVEIEAVGGEGDGMASVDGYRLFVPNTEEGETVSVRVEDVKPNFGFAQRIDRD
- a CDS encoding DUF106 domain-containing protein is translated as MPIDQLVALLENESVREALVIVYERSDGGTEELEWSDVRDSLSSDQWGTLIEREVLVSAGTGFAIAEPDQVERLLAGDDSSERTGTGDEPSEHTGLDDIESPSWTSADKAAGVFALFLFAGYWNAQIRNIVASVESVVLGPVAEFVPFHLIIVFLAVVTGLYSTILQSRLMDREKLEEYKQRMEDLRERKEAATERGDDAALERIQEEQIAAAGDQFGMFKLQFRPMVWIMLLTIPVFLWLRWKVRGGHLGAGETGLVVPLAGSVTWQQSLVGPMQTWIVWYFVCSMAARQLIQKTLDLRTGSSS
- a CDS encoding CopG family transcriptional regulator; the encoded protein is MPKISVEIPQELLNDLDDHVGDDGKFVNRSDAIRSSIRKNLDILDEIDKRHDRLEDQE